TCAAATCAGGAGATTCTGCTTCCTCCTCTTCCTCGTGATTATGAAGCTGCTGTTGCTCCTGTTCTTTCAAGACTTTCTTCAGTAACCTAGCAGACATTGTTTCTAACAAACTTACGTCTAATATCGGACCTTCAATCGATTCAGTGGAGCTGAATTGATATCCCAACGGCGTGCTTTGCTGATACGACTTGTGTCAATCTCTCACCGTTGCCGAACAGGCTACAGCTTCTTTGAATTAACGAAAGTGCGTTTGGGCTCATACAACGGGGCTAGGCCTACCTTATTTCtcatttgattaataataatggGCTGAATTGCTACTATTTACGCTCTGTTCAGTGAAACTCATACGACAAAGAATGGAATATCCCTACAACTCTTCaacttttgaaataaaatttaatttcaattattttaataaataaatttataatttttattcaaaaattagataaatttaaattttagttaaaattaatgaGATTGATAGCAATATGGtacttttatgaaaaaatgtagtattatatttaataaaaaatagtacataatatatttataaaatattaattataatatttataaaaaattaatataatattaaatattaataataaatatgataagaATTTATgacttattaaatataagactattatatttttaaaaaacaattataataattactataattactatatattaataataaattttattattttagagtaaattatatatttatattcatatatacagcaaaaaaataataaaataaaaattttaatttatatttaataatattaaaaataataataaaagaataaataataaaattctaaccATTTAAGATCGTgataattactaaatttatattttattactaaaaatataaattaatatttgattctttatatataaaatatatttgaggaattatttataaattaaatttttttatttatattattaaaaaatatagtattataatttatatatatataaatctaaaaatattagaattatttctAGAATTTCAACAAGTTAAATTTTATGGTGATACGATTTTCtttaatagatataataaatttctatgatttttACTGGTAAAAATAACcatcaatttttctttataactTACAGTAATCagatatttcaattataatatttaaataattatacagATGTATtgttttttaagttaaaaggaaaataagtAAAACCGGAGagtgaaaataatgaaaaggaagaaaagttgacataattcaatttttatttattttaagaatggGGCGGCGTATCGTTATTGTTTATAGCTAGAACGAAACAGAAGATACCaacaaaaacaacaaaagagCTTTGGGTTGGGTTGGGTTGGGTTGAGTTGAGTTTGATAAGGTCGTCTGTTGCACCACCAgcaatcttcttctttctcttcctttctCCGCACTTGGCGTGAAAGAGGTAATAAGTCCCCATTTACTCtcttgtttcattttttttttcttctactcTGCTTTCCTCTCGCGCATTCGATTGACCTGTTGTACCTACATTTCAAACTTCATAATAATCtctagggtttagggttttatcACAGTCGGAAAGTTTTCTcttttgctttaaaaaaaattaagtttctCGGTTCAATTATCGTTTCTTGGGTAGTTTAATGTTTTAATTTGGCTTCAGTGTCCCGTTTCAGGCATCAATGGGGTCCATAATTCGAGAATGGGTCGGGTTCCAGCAGTTCCCTTCTGCCACGCAAAGCAATCTGGTGGAATTATTTGGCAAATTGAAGGAAGAGGTCTCTTTTATCTGCTTTAGTTTTGCcgtttcattttatttttgcgTTTGCAGCATTATTTACTCTGACCTTAAAGTGATTGCAGGGAGTGAGTACTTTGACCATTCTTGTTTTGGGCAAAGGTGGAGTTGGTAAATCTTCCACTGTCAATTCTCTCATTGGGGAGAGAGTGGTTAATGTCAATTCTTTCTCGGTAAATGTTTTTGCCCTTTTACCTACTAAGTTCAGCAATCATTAGGGTCTTTAtatctttcctttttaatgTAACATTGTTTACATTGCAGGCGGAAGTGTCAAGACCTGTAATGGTTTCACGGAATCGAGCTGGATTCACATTAAACATCATAGACACTCCAGGCCTTGTGGAGGGTGGCTATGTCAGTTACCAAGCTTTGGAGTTGATTAAACGGTCAGAGTCCATTTGACACTCACCATTGTTTACTTTACAGTTCCTTGAAAAATGAGATTTTGTATTTGTGGATTAAAACTTGCTTAGATTAACTAGCATTTGATGGGGTTACTAATGCAGGTTTCTTTTGAACAAGACTATTGATGTTTTGCTCTATGTTGACCGCTTGGATGCATATAGAGTGGATGACTTGGACAAGCAGATAGTAACTGCTATCTCTGATAgttttggaaaagaaatttggCGTAAAAGTTTGCTTGTGCTCACTCATGCACAGCTCTGCCCACCAGATGATCTCATTTATGATGATTTTTCAGCTAGAAGATCAGAGTCTGTCTTAAAGACTATTCGTGCAGGATCACGAATGAGGAAACGAGATTTtgaggtttttctttttctcctttttataCTCTCGTAAAGCAATTGCCTTTGATTTGTTTTGGTTAAGTAAGGAATAATTTCAATTAGGCATGCTAACATTCAGCTATATGATGAACTATTTTCAAATGGAAACTACATTAAATTAGTGCATATTGGCAATGTCTTGCAAATTGTGAGTAGTGAAATGGAGTGGTGGTTTCCCATTCATCCAGTGTCTTCCTAAATAAATACTCCCACACTAAATTGCACGCTTTAATACTCATGTATGCACATTAGAGCTAATCCAAAAATTTgggtattgacaaataaataatgttaaaaTGGAAATATTACTTTTGATGCTTGTTTGACTCTTAGTCTATGAAtaaggataaaaaaaatatccaaATTTGGTTTAACATGTTTCAGGTTTCTCATCCATCTacaatttgtttaaatcaaaTATGTTAATTATGCAAAAATCTAATAACTAATTTGTTTCGCGGAATCTTTATATGCTTTATTGAGATGCTAAGAGCATTCCCAATAgtgctctttattttaaagagcataaTTTCTATAATGAAAAGTATCTTAAGGAATATTCTAATATAAAGAGTAaaccattttatttaaatccaatgaactctttatattttattctttatcttACTTTAATTTCCATAAGCattaatagtttaattttttttttttccttttctttttaacttttacaaataaaaaaaaagaattacaaatatcaattaaatcaaatgcaTAGAAATTTGTAGTGTAAATATAGAATAGAGAGTGAAGTTTGACTCTCCAAATGTAGAGAGTCAAATTGACTCTAGActaatttaaagaataaagaatgcattggagtgtcattttatgatataactttttaaaataaagagtttgacATTTATAAAGAATGCATTGAAGATGCTCTAAGAACCTTTATAGGAGAAGGCATTGAAGCTAAATACATATTATAGAGAAAAGAGTGAGGAACTGGGGAAAAAATTATACCTCTGTTTGAAGAAATGAGATAATTTCCTTATCCTTAGCCTTTAGCCAACCCTAGTTTATTggg
The Ricinus communis isolate WT05 ecotype wild-type chromosome 1, ASM1957865v1, whole genome shotgun sequence DNA segment above includes these coding regions:
- the LOC8270803 gene encoding translocase of chloroplast 33, chloroplastic; translation: MGSIIREWVGFQQFPSATQSNLVELFGKLKEEGVSTLTILVLGKGGVGKSSTVNSLIGERVVNVNSFSAEVSRPVMVSRNRAGFTLNIIDTPGLVEGGYVSYQALELIKRFLLNKTIDVLLYVDRLDAYRVDDLDKQIVTAISDSFGKEIWRKSLLVLTHAQLCPPDDLIYDDFSARRSESVLKTIRAGSRMRKRDFEDSAIPVGLVENSGRCKKNETDEKILPNGTAWIPSLVKEIIGVATNGNKSITVDKKLIDGSESNDRGKVLIPVILGVQWLLVKWIQSAIKDDIARGGRGL